The following are encoded in a window of Stigmatella erecta genomic DNA:
- a CDS encoding WD40 repeat domain-containing protein, with the protein MKPRLRASRALPALLLLLMGPPSGAEPRHRVIPIEYDFTGASFSPDERQLALVSESNVTLYDVATGKKGRTFEMKVDSVSSPATFSADGKLLAASCTMMRSTLFEQICVWRTATGKLLPGWGGLPEMVKADDVAFAPGAQELVTSADGDITVSHLTVEKERAFAGEAFGLPLKGGWIAVAHKDGAISVNQLATGKPLRTLEGTNPATEFTVDPQGKWVAGWVGGSSITLYNAATGARAGEVSPGPMALSSVVFLAHGRQLATVDAGQVRLWAVPSGSLTATIPYDGELLALSPQGRWLVTRKPQQPELHLVPAAATQTAP; encoded by the coding sequence GTGAAGCCACGCCTGCGTGCCTCCCGGGCGCTCCCGGCCCTGCTGCTCCTGCTGATGGGGCCCCCCTCCGGAGCCGAGCCTCGCCACCGCGTCATCCCCATCGAGTACGACTTCACCGGGGCGAGCTTCAGCCCCGATGAGCGGCAGCTCGCCCTCGTGTCGGAGTCGAACGTCACCCTCTACGACGTGGCCACGGGCAAGAAGGGCCGGACGTTCGAGATGAAGGTGGACTCCGTCTCCTCCCCGGCCACCTTCAGCGCCGATGGAAAGCTGCTCGCGGCGTCCTGCACCATGATGCGCTCCACCCTGTTCGAGCAGATCTGCGTCTGGCGGACCGCCACCGGCAAGCTGCTGCCCGGCTGGGGCGGCCTCCCCGAGATGGTGAAGGCCGACGATGTGGCCTTCGCCCCGGGGGCCCAGGAGCTGGTGACCTCGGCGGACGGAGACATCACCGTCTCCCACCTGACCGTGGAGAAGGAGCGCGCCTTTGCCGGCGAGGCCTTCGGGCTTCCCCTCAAGGGCGGCTGGATCGCCGTGGCCCACAAGGACGGGGCCATCTCCGTGAACCAGCTCGCCACGGGCAAGCCGCTGCGGACGCTGGAAGGCACGAATCCCGCCACGGAGTTCACCGTGGACCCACAGGGCAAGTGGGTCGCCGGGTGGGTGGGCGGCTCGTCCATCACCCTCTACAACGCGGCGACGGGCGCCCGGGCCGGCGAGGTGTCCCCGGGCCCCATGGCCCTCTCCTCCGTCGTCTTTCTGGCCCACGGGCGCCAGCTCGCCACGGTGGACGCGGGGCAGGTGCGCCTCTGGGCCGTGCCCTCCGGGAGCCTCACCGCCACCATTCCCTATGACGGGGAGCTGCTCGCGCTCTCGCCCCAGGGCCGGTGGCTGGTGACGCGCAAGCCCCAGCAGCCGGAGTTGCACCTCGTCCCGGCCGCCGCCACGCAGACCGCCCCCTGA
- the ruvX gene encoding Holliday junction resolvase RuvX: MRTLGLDVGTKTIGVAVSDGLGLTAQALTTVRRTHLKADLAALVRLAREHEVSRIVVGLPLNMNGTEGPRAEASRKFAEAAGQALEVPVEYWDERLSTVAAERTLLEADLTREKRKQVIDQMAAQFILQGWLDAHRPVEAFHADDYDPEP, encoded by the coding sequence ATGCGCACCCTGGGCTTGGACGTCGGCACCAAAACCATCGGGGTCGCCGTCTCGGACGGGCTGGGGCTCACCGCCCAGGCCCTCACCACCGTGCGGCGCACCCACCTCAAGGCGGACCTCGCGGCGCTCGTGCGGCTGGCGCGCGAGCACGAGGTGTCCCGCATCGTGGTGGGCCTGCCCCTCAACATGAACGGCACGGAGGGTCCGCGCGCCGAGGCCTCCCGGAAGTTCGCGGAGGCGGCCGGCCAGGCCCTCGAGGTGCCCGTGGAGTACTGGGACGAGCGGCTGTCCACCGTGGCCGCCGAGCGCACGCTCTTGGAGGCGGACCTCACCCGCGAGAAGCGCAAGCAGGTCATCGACCAGATGGCCGCCCAGTTCATCCTCCAGGGGTGGCTCGACGCGCACCGGCCCGTGGAGGCCTTCCATGCCGATGACTACGATCCGGAGCCTTGA
- a CDS encoding tetratricopeptide repeat protein, translating to MAGTWRRWVWVGVVGLMGLAGCRTAGSAARPDGAAPPRHEVEFEPVTVTGDLELERLNDEELFAGGTSAFAAEDYKQAARYFGRLADFHPQSSHRREALYNAGLAHQRLKQWEEAYQRFSELADAATGQGDALAAAFRVAETQYQLERFEDAVALLQVLAGRKDVPPARRLEAQVQLGICELEAGRREQAEASLRKALSDYEALDDKDLVDDYYPAQAHFFVGEIYRLHYEEVALDPLKGSDALAKDLNYKAELLLSAQGHYLRSIRVGNGYWATASGTQIGAMYETMYNQMVNSPAPPELTGDEVGIYRQELRKKIRVLLTKSINVYERTLEAAERIGSQNAFVDRTRESLRKVKELLLADADAETDAEAEPPPPPVSKPHS from the coding sequence ATGGCAGGCACGTGGCGACGGTGGGTGTGGGTGGGTGTGGTAGGGCTGATGGGCTTGGCGGGCTGCCGCACGGCGGGCAGCGCGGCCCGGCCGGACGGCGCGGCCCCCCCGCGGCACGAGGTGGAGTTCGAGCCGGTGACGGTGACGGGCGACCTCGAGCTGGAGCGCCTCAACGACGAGGAGCTGTTCGCGGGGGGCACCTCCGCGTTCGCGGCCGAGGACTACAAGCAGGCGGCGCGCTACTTCGGGCGCCTGGCGGACTTCCACCCCCAGAGCAGCCACCGGCGGGAGGCGCTCTACAACGCGGGGCTCGCGCACCAGCGCCTCAAGCAGTGGGAGGAGGCCTACCAGCGCTTCTCCGAGCTGGCGGACGCGGCCACGGGCCAGGGCGATGCGCTGGCGGCGGCGTTCCGCGTGGCGGAAACCCAGTACCAGCTGGAGCGCTTCGAGGACGCGGTGGCGCTGCTCCAGGTGCTCGCCGGGCGGAAGGACGTGCCGCCCGCCCGCCGCCTGGAAGCGCAGGTGCAGCTGGGCATCTGCGAGCTGGAGGCGGGGCGCCGGGAGCAGGCCGAGGCCTCGCTGCGCAAGGCGCTCAGTGACTACGAGGCGCTCGACGACAAGGACCTGGTGGACGACTACTACCCGGCCCAGGCCCACTTCTTCGTCGGGGAAATCTACCGGCTGCACTACGAGGAAGTGGCGTTGGATCCGCTCAAGGGCAGCGACGCGCTCGCCAAGGACCTCAACTACAAGGCCGAGCTGCTGCTGTCCGCCCAGGGCCACTACCTGCGCTCCATCCGCGTGGGCAACGGCTACTGGGCCACGGCGTCCGGCACGCAGATCGGCGCCATGTACGAGACCATGTACAACCAGATGGTGAACTCGCCCGCCCCGCCGGAGCTCACGGGCGACGAGGTGGGCATCTACCGCCAGGAGCTGCGCAAGAAGATCCGCGTGCTGCTCACCAAGTCCATCAACGTGTACGAGCGGACGCTGGAGGCCGCCGAGCGCATCGGCTCGCAGAACGCCTTCGTGGACCGGACGCGCGAGAGCCTGCGCAAGGTGAAGGAGCTGCTCCTGGCGGACGCGGACGCGGAGACGGACGCCGAGGCCGAGCCTCCCCCGCCGCCCGTGTCCAAGCCGCACTCCTGA
- a CDS encoding ArnT family glycosyltransferase codes for MASALSSLPVPSLPVSPSRVPLSGREPKRGWLLGLLLVAALVPRLVVFPVNENYYGDAVVRTELAERWLRAPHLIESFQDGAMQFGPLHFYLVGAALLVLDREDAGRAISLLFGVLSVLPLFGLTRRFFGWKAGVWACLAFSVWGMHLQFSTTAGSEAVSLFFMLWVFALFAQALQEGRFGPLFGAALVLNLACAMRYDAWMYIPLLAVMPLLWREDRVSGITLAVTFGVLCLPFPLAWMQGNELAHGHPFFPIHYIDEFHRVWSASSAAGAKQWAFRAQGLVFWPAVALFTLTPGVALFGAVGMVQAWKQRPELRWVVLAALVPTAYYTFRTAVLLNFVPLGRFTAVQVVLLLPFVLCGFQACVGAWGQGARRAVAGVSVALAVGMPVALGLYTFRAEGGPRDSLRPVSPTSTNPEAVRRAARFIQEEVAAKGGALALDTDEGYLDLQIAFFSGLPELRMARLRWDTFRQRLADAQPGYLVRFDRGALVKEPGVTLEGRTLTLDGGVYEELEGFSPPVHLYRRR; via the coding sequence ATGGCGTCCGCTCTGTCCTCTCTGCCCGTGCCGTCCCTGCCGGTAAGTCCCTCCCGGGTGCCGCTCTCCGGCCGCGAGCCGAAGCGGGGGTGGCTCCTGGGGCTGCTGCTCGTGGCGGCCCTGGTGCCCCGGCTGGTGGTGTTCCCCGTCAACGAGAACTACTACGGGGACGCGGTGGTGCGCACGGAGCTGGCGGAGCGGTGGCTGCGCGCCCCCCACCTCATCGAGTCCTTCCAGGATGGGGCGATGCAGTTCGGCCCCCTGCACTTCTACCTCGTGGGCGCGGCGCTGCTGGTGCTGGACCGGGAGGATGCGGGCCGGGCGATCAGCCTGCTCTTCGGCGTGCTGTCCGTGCTGCCGCTGTTTGGCCTCACACGCCGCTTCTTTGGCTGGAAGGCGGGCGTGTGGGCCTGTCTGGCCTTCTCCGTGTGGGGAATGCACCTGCAATTCTCCACGACGGCGGGGAGCGAGGCGGTGTCGCTCTTCTTCATGCTGTGGGTGTTCGCGCTCTTCGCCCAGGCGCTGCAGGAAGGGCGGTTCGGGCCGCTGTTCGGGGCGGCCCTGGTGCTCAACCTGGCGTGCGCCATGCGCTACGACGCGTGGATGTACATCCCGCTCCTGGCGGTGATGCCGCTCTTGTGGCGCGAGGACCGGGTGTCCGGCATCACCCTGGCGGTGACGTTCGGCGTGCTGTGCCTGCCGTTTCCCCTGGCGTGGATGCAGGGCAACGAGCTGGCCCACGGCCATCCGTTCTTCCCCATCCACTATATCGACGAGTTCCACCGCGTCTGGAGCGCCAGCTCGGCGGCAGGCGCGAAGCAGTGGGCGTTCCGGGCGCAGGGGCTCGTCTTCTGGCCCGCGGTGGCGCTCTTCACGCTCACCCCCGGGGTGGCGCTGTTCGGCGCGGTGGGCATGGTGCAGGCGTGGAAGCAGCGGCCGGAGCTGCGGTGGGTGGTGCTCGCGGCGCTGGTGCCCACCGCGTACTACACGTTCCGGACCGCGGTGCTGCTCAACTTCGTGCCGCTGGGGCGCTTCACGGCGGTCCAGGTGGTGTTGCTGCTGCCCTTCGTGCTGTGCGGCTTCCAGGCGTGCGTGGGGGCGTGGGGGCAGGGCGCGCGCCGGGCCGTGGCGGGCGTGAGCGTGGCGCTCGCGGTGGGGATGCCCGTGGCGCTGGGGCTCTACACCTTCCGCGCGGAGGGCGGGCCCCGGGACAGCTTGCGGCCGGTGAGCCCGACGTCCACCAACCCCGAGGCCGTGCGGCGGGCGGCGCGCTTCATCCAGGAGGAGGTGGCCGCGAAGGGGGGCGCCTTGGCGCTCGATACGGACGAGGGCTACCTGGACCTGCAGATCGCCTTCTTCTCCGGGCTGCCCGAGCTGCGCATGGCGCGCCTGCGCTGGGACACCTTCCGCCAGCGCCTCGCGGACGCCCAGCCCGGCTACCTCGTGCGCTTCGACCGCGGCGCGTTGGTGAAGGAGCCGGGGGTGACGCTGGAGGGCCGCACGCTGACGCTGGACGGAGGGGTCTACGAGGAGCTGGAGGGCTTCTCCCCGCCTGTTCACCTGTACCGCCGCCGCTGA
- a CDS encoding M48 family metalloprotease: MEPLFTPEQLAEIKAYYLPHYIRSAVNPFVSLGVLALLVWVLNRPFYQGALALASRLGQRFAFLRTAPVSRVLLRALDRLWGEPGWGTALLFALFLDVFSKVLYAPSDVYFGYVLEHRHGMSAYTPLTYAWDTLKSWGISAVAAVTLVLGLYGLARRLPRWWLVLGVPVAGLMLVSSALDPYRSQVYFEQTPLEAGPLRTRIGELMARADIAFADVLVEKTSVASKRVQAYFAGQGPTRTIVLNDVLLKEFTEAEVLAAVAHEAGHVNEPKWAGRIAAALCLIALLFLIDRLLRRAAARGWFGTTRFADIRTLPLLSVLFFFLMLTAKPVSAAFSREREREADRYALRLTGDPATFRRMLVKAARVNKMDPEPPRWVILKGMSHPPVAERIAAIPGP, translated from the coding sequence ATGGAGCCCCTCTTCACGCCCGAGCAGCTCGCCGAGATCAAGGCGTACTACCTGCCGCACTACATCCGCAGCGCCGTGAACCCCTTCGTCTCCCTGGGCGTGCTGGCGCTGCTGGTGTGGGTCTTGAACCGGCCCTTCTACCAGGGGGCCCTGGCCCTGGCGTCCCGGCTCGGCCAGCGGTTCGCGTTCCTGCGCACCGCCCCCGTCAGCCGCGTGCTCCTCCGGGCCCTGGACCGGCTCTGGGGCGAGCCCGGCTGGGGAACGGCCCTGCTCTTCGCCCTCTTCTTGGACGTGTTCTCCAAGGTCCTCTACGCCCCGTCGGACGTCTACTTCGGCTACGTCCTCGAACACCGCCACGGCATGTCGGCGTACACCCCGCTCACCTACGCGTGGGACACCCTCAAGTCCTGGGGCATCTCGGCCGTGGCCGCCGTCACGCTGGTGCTCGGGCTCTACGGCCTGGCGCGCCGGCTGCCGCGCTGGTGGCTGGTGCTGGGCGTGCCCGTGGCCGGGCTCATGCTGGTGTCCTCGGCGCTGGACCCCTACCGGAGCCAGGTCTACTTCGAGCAGACCCCGCTGGAGGCGGGCCCCCTGCGCACCCGCATCGGCGAGCTGATGGCCCGCGCGGACATCGCCTTCGCCGATGTGCTCGTGGAGAAGACCTCCGTTGCCTCCAAGCGGGTGCAGGCGTACTTCGCCGGCCAGGGCCCCACCCGCACCATCGTCCTCAATGACGTGCTGCTGAAGGAATTCACCGAGGCAGAGGTTCTCGCCGCGGTGGCCCACGAGGCCGGCCACGTGAACGAGCCCAAGTGGGCGGGCCGCATCGCCGCGGCCCTCTGCCTGATCGCCCTGCTCTTCCTCATCGACCGGCTGCTCCGGCGCGCGGCGGCGCGGGGCTGGTTCGGCACCACCCGGTTCGCGGACATCCGCACCCTGCCCCTGCTCTCGGTGCTCTTCTTCTTCCTCATGTTGACCGCGAAGCCCGTGTCGGCGGCGTTCTCCCGGGAGCGGGAGCGGGAGGCGGACCGCTATGCCCTGCGCCTCACGGGCGACCCGGCCACGTTCCGGCGGATGCTGGTGAAGGCCGCCCGCGTGAACAAGATGGACCCCGAGCCCCCCCGGTGGGTCATCCTCAAGGGCATGAGCCACCCGCCCGTCGCCGAGCGCATCGCCGCCATCCCCGGCCCCTGA
- a CDS encoding tetratricopeptide repeat protein, giving the protein MGRIIKHEGDTAMELSAQTAEKLKAFARGELTWAEVEGMTFAEAKAIAQVGCELAAAGRYEEARILFEGLVEGNPKDGASRAALGTVYQKLGRQEEALTEYSAALECDPRNPVALTHRGELYLRQGNRQGFTDISHAVEADPQGKTVAGRRARALVKAITLVAVETMKGAPRA; this is encoded by the coding sequence ATGGGACGCATCATCAAGCACGAAGGAGACACGGCGATGGAGCTCTCGGCGCAGACCGCAGAGAAGCTGAAGGCCTTTGCCCGGGGCGAGCTGACCTGGGCGGAGGTGGAGGGGATGACGTTCGCGGAGGCGAAGGCCATTGCCCAGGTGGGCTGTGAGCTGGCCGCCGCGGGGCGCTACGAGGAGGCGCGCATCCTCTTCGAGGGGCTCGTGGAGGGGAACCCGAAGGATGGCGCCAGCCGGGCCGCGCTCGGCACCGTGTACCAGAAGCTGGGGCGGCAGGAGGAGGCCCTCACCGAGTACAGCGCGGCCCTGGAGTGTGATCCCCGCAACCCGGTGGCGCTGACGCACCGGGGCGAGCTGTACCTGCGCCAGGGCAACCGGCAGGGCTTCACGGACATCTCCCACGCCGTGGAGGCGGACCCCCAGGGCAAGACGGTGGCCGGCCGCCGTGCTCGCGCGTTGGTGAAGGCCATCACGCTCGTGGCGGTGGAGACGATGAAGGGCGCGCCCCGGGCGTAG
- a CDS encoding SpoVR family protein yields the protein MPKSLTPRLAALNEEILGHAREFGLDFFETIFEVVTYDEMNMVASYGGFPNRYPHWRWGMEYEQLSKGYEYGLSKIYELVINNDPCYAYLLESNADVDQKLVMAHVYGHCDFFKNNFSFRHTNRRMIDEMANHATRVRRWIDKIGVEKVEDFIDKALSLENLIDQHAPHIRRNPDPKRAEDEAKSNERVEGFKVNREYMRGFINPSEFLDSQRKKVEEEKQKAKKFPERPQRDVLFFLLEHAPLEQWEADILGILRDEAYYFAPQGQTKIMNEGWASYWHSTIMTRRALKDDEIIDYADRHSGTMSTRPGSLNPYKLGIELWRDIEDRWNKGRFGKEWDECDDLRARSTWDKKLGAGREKIFEVRKHYNDITFIDTFLTAEFALEQKLFVYGFNDKRNSWEILDREFRKVKSKLLQGLTNFGQPIIEVVDGNFENRSELLMAHKHDGQDLKGDYARETLRNLQALWRRPVNIVTRYDGKGVMLRYDGQNHSEKKVDL from the coding sequence ATGCCCAAGAGCCTCACCCCCCGGTTGGCCGCGCTGAACGAGGAGATCCTGGGCCACGCTCGCGAGTTCGGCCTCGACTTCTTCGAGACCATCTTCGAGGTGGTCACCTACGACGAGATGAACATGGTGGCCTCCTACGGAGGCTTCCCCAACCGCTACCCGCACTGGCGCTGGGGCATGGAGTACGAGCAGCTCTCCAAGGGCTACGAGTACGGGCTGTCGAAAATCTACGAGCTCGTCATCAACAACGACCCCTGCTACGCGTACCTCCTGGAGAGCAACGCGGACGTGGACCAGAAGCTGGTGATGGCCCACGTGTACGGGCACTGCGACTTCTTCAAGAACAACTTCTCGTTCCGCCACACCAACCGGCGGATGATCGACGAGATGGCCAACCACGCCACGCGCGTGCGGCGGTGGATCGACAAGATCGGCGTGGAGAAGGTCGAGGACTTCATCGACAAGGCGCTCAGCCTCGAGAACCTCATCGACCAGCACGCCCCGCACATCCGCCGCAACCCGGACCCCAAGCGGGCCGAGGACGAGGCCAAGAGCAACGAGCGCGTGGAGGGCTTCAAGGTCAACCGCGAGTACATGCGCGGCTTCATCAACCCCTCCGAGTTCCTCGACTCCCAGCGCAAGAAAGTCGAGGAGGAGAAGCAGAAGGCCAAGAAGTTCCCCGAGCGCCCCCAGCGCGACGTGCTCTTCTTCCTCCTGGAGCACGCCCCCCTGGAGCAGTGGGAGGCGGACATCCTGGGAATCTTGCGCGACGAGGCCTACTACTTCGCCCCCCAGGGCCAGACGAAGATCATGAACGAGGGCTGGGCCAGCTACTGGCACTCCACCATCATGACGCGCCGGGCCCTCAAGGATGACGAGATCATCGACTACGCGGACCGGCACTCGGGCACCATGAGCACCCGCCCCGGTTCCCTCAACCCGTACAAGCTCGGCATCGAGCTGTGGCGGGACATCGAGGACCGCTGGAACAAGGGCCGCTTCGGCAAGGAGTGGGACGAGTGCGATGACTTGCGCGCCCGCAGCACCTGGGACAAGAAGCTGGGCGCCGGGCGCGAGAAGATCTTCGAGGTCCGCAAGCACTACAACGACATCACCTTCATCGACACCTTCCTCACCGCCGAGTTCGCCCTGGAGCAGAAGCTGTTCGTCTACGGCTTCAACGACAAGCGGAATTCCTGGGAAATCCTGGACCGGGAGTTCCGGAAGGTGAAGTCCAAGCTGCTGCAGGGGCTGACGAACTTCGGCCAGCCCATCATCGAGGTGGTGGACGGCAACTTCGAGAACCGCAGCGAGCTGCTCATGGCGCACAAGCACGACGGGCAGGACCTGAAGGGGGACTACGCCCGGGAGACGCTGCGCAACCTGCAAGCCCTGTGGCGCCGGCCCGTCAACATCGTTACCCGGTACGACGGCAAGGGTGTCATGCTACGCTACGACGGTCAGAACCACTCGGAGAAGAAGGTCGACCTGTAG
- a CDS encoding DUF444 family protein, which translates to MSLKIHQDHSRFKAIVRGKIKANLRKYVQKGEMLGKKGKDAISIPIPFIDIPRFKYGHKEQGGVGQGEGEVGQSLGPGQQQPGDGHQAGQGEGEHALEVDVTLDELAQILGEELQLPHIERRHNEKIVTQRIRYTGINTTGPESLRHFKRTFKQALKRQIATGTYDARNPVIIPTREDRRYRSYKLQDLPETNAVIIYMMDVSGSMGDEQKEIVRVESFWLDTWLRHQYKGLEARYIIHDAVAREVDRETFFHTRESGGTMISSAYKLCRDIILADYPKSAWNIYPFHFSDGDNWSADDTRQCIDMLRNDILPTVNQFAYGQVESPYGSGQFIKDLREAVGAQQNVALSEIADKDAIYNSIKDFLGKGR; encoded by the coding sequence GTGTCGCTGAAGATCCACCAGGACCACTCCCGCTTCAAGGCCATCGTCCGCGGCAAAATCAAAGCCAACCTGCGCAAGTACGTGCAGAAGGGCGAGATGCTCGGCAAGAAGGGCAAGGATGCCATCTCCATCCCCATCCCCTTCATCGACATCCCGCGCTTCAAGTACGGCCACAAGGAACAGGGCGGCGTGGGGCAGGGAGAGGGTGAGGTGGGTCAGTCGCTCGGCCCCGGGCAGCAGCAGCCCGGGGACGGGCACCAGGCCGGCCAGGGCGAGGGCGAGCACGCCCTCGAAGTCGACGTCACCCTGGACGAGCTGGCGCAGATTCTGGGTGAGGAGCTGCAGCTGCCGCACATCGAGCGGCGGCACAACGAGAAGATCGTCACCCAGCGCATCCGCTACACCGGCATCAACACCACGGGCCCCGAGTCGCTGCGCCACTTCAAGCGCACCTTCAAGCAGGCCCTGAAGCGGCAGATCGCCACCGGCACCTACGACGCGCGCAACCCCGTCATCATCCCCACCCGGGAGGACCGGCGCTACCGCAGCTACAAGCTGCAGGACCTGCCGGAGACCAACGCGGTCATCATCTACATGATGGACGTGTCGGGCTCGATGGGCGACGAGCAGAAGGAGATCGTCCGCGTGGAGAGCTTCTGGCTCGATACGTGGCTGCGCCACCAGTACAAGGGGCTGGAGGCGCGCTACATCATCCACGACGCCGTGGCGCGCGAGGTGGACCGGGAGACGTTCTTCCACACCCGCGAGTCCGGCGGCACGATGATCTCCAGCGCCTACAAGCTCTGCCGGGACATCATCCTGGCCGACTACCCCAAGAGCGCCTGGAACATCTACCCGTTCCACTTCTCGGACGGGGACAACTGGAGCGCGGACGACACGCGCCAGTGCATCGACATGCTGCGCAACGACATCCTGCCCACGGTGAACCAGTTCGCCTACGGCCAGGTGGAGAGCCCCTACGGCAGCGGGCAGTTCATCAAGGATTTGCGCGAGGCGGTGGGCGCCCAGCAGAACGTGGCCCTGAGCGAGATCGCCGACAAGGACGCCATCTACAACTCCATCAAGGACTTCCTCGGCAAGGGCCGCTGA
- a CDS encoding PrkA family serine protein kinase, with protein sequence MKDAEKVSWVSKIAAFQDTKTYAELNWEGSFEDYLELVRKNPKITRTAYQRIHDMILSHGKSEYIDNKKKLTRYHFFSDEKFGGRDAIFGLDVPLMKLVNVFKSAAQGYGTEKRVILLHGPVGSSKSTIARLLKKGMEEYSKAPEGAAYTFSWTTDKKLPDGSTIKEKMKCPMNEEPLNLIPREWRSKIYAELSPPESGYTIPSGCELCPACRFVFKDLMTQYGGDFAKVMSHIKVNRLIFSEKDRVGIGTFQPKDEKNQDSTELTGDINYRKIAEYGSDSDPRAFNFDGEFNIANRGVIEFVEVLKLDVAFLYDLLGASQEHKIKPKKFPQTDIDEVIIGHTNEPEYKKLENNEFMEALRDRTVKIDIPYITKLGEEVKIYEKDFNSRAIKGKHIAPHTLEMAAMWAVMTRLEEPKKHNLSLLQKLKLYNGKTLPNFTEDNIKELRKESIREGLEGISPRYIQDKISNALVSDKGEGCINPFMVLNELDAGLKTHSLINSEDARKRFKELLTTVKQEYEDTVKNEVQRAISADDDAISKLCGNFIDNIKAYTQKEKVKNKYTGLYEEPDERLMRSIEEKIDIPESRKDDFRREIMNYIGALAVEGKTFNYRTNERLHKALELKLFEDQKDSIKLKNLVSSVVDKETQEKIDLVKDRMMKNYGYCEICSTDVLNFVASIFARGDAKE encoded by the coding sequence ATGAAGGACGCTGAGAAAGTTTCGTGGGTCTCGAAGATCGCCGCGTTCCAGGACACGAAGACCTACGCGGAGCTCAACTGGGAGGGCTCCTTCGAGGACTACCTGGAACTGGTCCGCAAGAACCCCAAAATCACCCGCACCGCCTACCAGAGGATCCACGACATGATCCTCAGCCACGGCAAATCGGAGTACATCGACAACAAGAAGAAGCTCACGCGCTACCACTTCTTCAGCGATGAGAAGTTCGGCGGCCGCGACGCCATCTTCGGCCTGGACGTGCCGCTGATGAAGCTGGTGAACGTCTTCAAGTCCGCCGCCCAGGGCTACGGCACCGAGAAGCGCGTCATCCTGCTGCACGGCCCGGTGGGCTCCTCCAAGTCCACCATCGCCCGCCTGCTCAAGAAGGGCATGGAGGAGTACTCCAAGGCGCCCGAGGGCGCCGCCTACACCTTCTCCTGGACCACCGACAAGAAGCTGCCGGATGGCTCCACCATCAAGGAGAAGATGAAGTGCCCGATGAATGAGGAGCCGCTCAACCTGATTCCCCGCGAGTGGCGCTCCAAGATTTACGCCGAGCTGTCCCCGCCCGAGTCGGGCTACACCATCCCCTCCGGGTGCGAGCTGTGCCCCGCCTGCCGCTTCGTCTTCAAGGACCTGATGACGCAGTACGGGGGCGACTTCGCCAAGGTCATGAGCCACATCAAGGTCAACCGGCTCATCTTCAGCGAGAAGGACCGCGTCGGCATCGGCACCTTCCAGCCCAAGGACGAGAAGAACCAGGACTCCACCGAGCTCACCGGTGACATCAACTACCGGAAGATCGCCGAGTACGGCTCCGACTCGGACCCGCGCGCCTTCAACTTCGATGGCGAGTTCAACATCGCCAACCGCGGCGTCATCGAGTTCGTGGAAGTGCTCAAGCTGGACGTCGCCTTCCTCTACGATCTGCTCGGCGCCTCGCAAGAGCACAAGATCAAGCCGAAGAAGTTCCCCCAGACGGACATCGACGAGGTCATCATCGGGCACACGAACGAGCCCGAGTACAAGAAGCTTGAGAACAACGAGTTCATGGAGGCCTTGCGTGACCGTACGGTGAAGATTGACATCCCGTACATCACCAAGCTGGGCGAGGAGGTGAAGATCTACGAGAAGGACTTCAACTCCCGCGCCATCAAGGGCAAGCACATCGCCCCGCACACGCTCGAGATGGCGGCCATGTGGGCGGTGATGACGCGCCTGGAGGAGCCCAAGAAGCACAACCTGTCGCTCCTGCAGAAGCTCAAGCTCTACAACGGCAAGACGCTGCCGAACTTCACCGAGGACAACATCAAGGAGCTGCGCAAGGAGTCCATCCGGGAAGGCCTGGAGGGCATCTCCCCGCGCTACATCCAGGACAAGATCTCCAACGCCCTGGTGAGCGACAAGGGCGAGGGCTGCATCAACCCCTTCATGGTCCTCAACGAGCTGGACGCGGGCCTGAAAACCCACTCGCTCATCAACAGCGAGGACGCGCGCAAGCGCTTCAAGGAGCTGCTCACCACGGTGAAGCAGGAGTACGAGGACACCGTCAAGAACGAAGTCCAACGCGCCATCAGCGCCGATGACGACGCCATCTCCAAGCTGTGCGGCAACTTCATCGACAACATCAAGGCCTACACCCAGAAGGAGAAGGTCAAGAACAAGTACACCGGCCTCTACGAGGAGCCGGATGAGCGGCTGATGCGCTCCATCGAGGAGAAGATCGACATCCCCGAGAGCCGCAAGGACGACTTCCGCCGGGAGATCATGAACTACATCGGCGCGCTGGCCGTCGAGGGCAAGACGTTCAACTACCGGACGAACGAGCGGCTGCACAAGGCGCTGGAGCTGAAGCTGTTCGAGGATCAGAAGGACAGCATCAAGCTCAAGAACCTCGTCTCGAGCGTGGTGGACAAGGAGACGCAGGAGAAGATCGATCTCGTGAAGGACCGGATGATGAAGAACTACGGTTACTGCGAGATCTGCTCCACGGACGTGCTCAACTTCGTGGCGAGCATCTTCGCCCGCGGAGACGCGAAGGAGTAA